The following proteins come from a genomic window of Gemmatimonadales bacterium:
- a CDS encoding energy transducer TonB: MTIRLPLRSPAPRRAALLPLAAALLAACAAGTAARPAAGPAPGPAIAFVEGPPPDQNDAPQGPCLANLPDSLLTVLDTVYLHAFLVDTGARTLLVQADLLAQRTAYRLRRLLGGRLDSLPSGEPVVTWRSRIGGNLAVRARRDGNATWHELLPMPFPDTVPTRLLARALDSVVANREMVAWPHEAPRESLEMRLALARSAAPSYTRAIGAGFPVFTLRFPAEAHPELLAHPPVHYPPELRDADIEGHVVLRATINARGRPEPASIRYVWPENRPKPSGQALVVYLTFAEAARDVLSESHYLPASLGGCPVSASVDVTFDFGVAAGVRP, translated from the coding sequence ATGACGATCCGCCTGCCGCTCCGCTCGCCCGCGCCCCGGCGGGCCGCGCTCCTGCCCCTGGCCGCCGCGCTGCTCGCCGCGTGTGCCGCCGGAACCGCCGCCCGACCTGCCGCCGGGCCGGCACCGGGGCCCGCCATCGCGTTCGTCGAGGGGCCGCCGCCGGACCAGAACGACGCGCCCCAGGGGCCGTGCCTCGCGAACCTGCCCGACAGCCTCCTCACGGTGCTCGACACGGTGTACCTGCACGCGTTCCTCGTCGACACCGGCGCCCGAACCCTGCTGGTCCAGGCGGACCTGCTGGCCCAGCGCACGGCCTACCGGCTCCGGCGCCTGCTCGGCGGACGGCTCGACTCCCTGCCGTCCGGAGAACCAGTGGTCACGTGGCGGAGCCGGATCGGTGGCAACCTCGCCGTGAGGGCTCGTCGAGACGGAAACGCGACCTGGCATGAGCTGCTGCCGATGCCGTTCCCGGACACGGTCCCGACGCGGCTGCTGGCGCGGGCGCTGGATTCGGTCGTCGCGAACCGCGAGATGGTCGCCTGGCCGCACGAGGCGCCGCGGGAGTCGCTCGAGATGCGGCTCGCGCTGGCACGGTCCGCGGCGCCCTCGTACACCCGGGCGATCGGAGCCGGCTTCCCCGTGTTCACGCTGCGGTTCCCCGCCGAGGCGCATCCGGAGCTGCTGGCGCATCCGCCGGTGCACTACCCGCCGGAGCTGCGCGACGCGGACATCGAGGGGCACGTGGTGCTGCGCGCGACCATCAACGCGCGCGGACGTCCGGAGCCGGCGAGCATCCGCTACGTATGGCCCGAGAACCGCCCGAAGCCGTCGGGCCAGGCGCTGGTCGTCTACCTGACGTTCGCCGAGGCCGCGCGCGACGTGCTGAGCGAGTCGCACTACCTTCCGGCCAGCCTCGGTGGATGCCCGGTCAGCGCCTCGGTGGACGTGACGTTCGACTTCGGCGTGGCCGCAGGCGTGCGCCCCTAG
- a CDS encoding aspartate aminotransferase family protein, with the protein MTPPGPPPAADPFDPEPDDVRALGEAAADWVARHFGDLRQLPVIPDVTPAQSFARFAEPLPELPTPWRALFERFEREVVPASFHLPSPRYFGLMNPTPLPIAVFAEAMAAALNQNVGAWHHSPAATGIERIVVRWLCELAGYPAGAFGSLTTGGSLANTTGLKVALAAKFPGTTTRGVWGLAQRPVLYASAEAHFSIAKSANILGLGSAAGLRSVPVDRHARLDLGALRRMVADDRAAGLDPFCVVGIAGVTSNGVIDPLDGIADAARDLGLWYHVDAAYAAGGLMSDALRPRFSGIERADSITMDPHKWWYMPYPCGAILTRDGEAGRRAFWSDAVYIPETDDAIEFRDHGLAGSRPFSALKLWMAMKLVGRRAYGRMAEAQVALTERFVAELTRDGDWEAVTPVDTAIAAVRWTGKLRDAKSRSGSEMDGLQDEIVRRVLAKRRWWISPTTTVGRRAIRVMVISYLTRWEHLQELIGELREAARPS; encoded by the coding sequence ATGACGCCGCCCGGCCCGCCTCCCGCAGCCGATCCGTTCGACCCCGAGCCCGACGACGTCCGCGCCCTCGGCGAAGCCGCCGCGGACTGGGTCGCCCGGCACTTCGGCGACCTGCGGCAGCTGCCCGTCATCCCCGACGTCACGCCGGCGCAGTCCTTCGCGCGGTTCGCCGAGCCGCTGCCGGAGCTGCCGACGCCGTGGCGCGCGCTGTTCGAGCGGTTCGAGCGCGAGGTCGTTCCCGCCAGCTTCCACCTGCCGAGCCCGCGCTACTTCGGCCTGATGAACCCGACGCCCCTGCCGATCGCGGTGTTCGCGGAGGCGATGGCGGCGGCGCTCAACCAGAACGTCGGCGCCTGGCATCACAGCCCAGCGGCCACGGGCATCGAGCGGATCGTCGTCCGCTGGCTGTGCGAGCTGGCCGGCTACCCGGCGGGCGCGTTCGGCAGTCTGACGACCGGCGGGTCACTGGCCAACACCACCGGGCTCAAGGTGGCGCTGGCGGCGAAGTTCCCCGGGACCACGACCCGCGGCGTGTGGGGGCTCGCGCAGCGCCCGGTGCTCTACGCCTCCGCCGAGGCGCACTTCTCCATCGCGAAGAGCGCGAACATCCTGGGCCTGGGCAGCGCCGCGGGCCTGCGCTCCGTGCCGGTGGACCGCCACGCGCGCCTGGACCTCGGCGCGCTCCGCCGGATGGTGGCGGACGACCGCGCGGCGGGGCTCGACCCGTTCTGCGTCGTGGGCATCGCGGGCGTCACGAGCAACGGCGTGATCGACCCGCTGGACGGCATCGCCGACGCGGCGCGCGACCTCGGCCTGTGGTACCACGTGGACGCGGCGTACGCCGCCGGCGGCCTGATGAGCGACGCGCTGCGCCCGCGCTTCAGCGGGATCGAGCGGGCCGACTCGATCACGATGGACCCGCACAAGTGGTGGTACATGCCCTACCCGTGCGGGGCGATCCTGACCCGGGACGGCGAGGCGGGGCGGCGCGCCTTCTGGTCCGACGCCGTGTACATCCCCGAGACCGACGACGCGATCGAGTTCCGCGACCACGGCCTCGCCGGTTCACGCCCGTTCAGCGCCCTGAAGCTGTGGATGGCGATGAAGCTGGTCGGCCGGCGGGCGTACGGCCGGATGGCCGAGGCGCAGGTCGCGTTGACCGAGCGGTTCGTCGCCGAGCTGACGCGCGACGGCGACTGGGAGGCCGTGACGCCGGTCGATACGGCGATCGCAGCGGTGCGGTGGACGGGGAAGTTGCGAGACGCCAAGTCGCGGAGTGGTTCGGAGATGGACGGCCTGCAGGACGAGATCGTGCGGCGGGTCCTGGCCAAGCGGCGCTGGTGGATCTCCCCGACCACGACCGTGGGCCGGCGGGCGATCCGGGTGATGGTGATCAGCTACCTGACCCGGTGGGAGCACCTGCAGGAGCTGATCGGCGAGCTCAGGGAGGCGGCGCGACCCTCATGA